A window of Paenibacillus polygoni contains these coding sequences:
- a CDS encoding phosphotransferase enzyme family protein codes for MENEITAAFGRVNIDEVVSRYGIKAEALRYIGGFQNFIYECQVENKEYIMRFTPSAHRDQSDVQAELEWILYLAENGISVSSPVPSTYGRWTETLELEEMYVTATLFDKAKGKKIDYPDCLKDQELYERLGRVTGRMHALSKSYKPLNPKTIRHHWTDNYYLKNIDILPDSHTRVRECYLELVRSIQKLPISEEAYGLIHGDINNANYLVGEQGEITLFDFDEAQYSWFVEDIAIQLYYLVYVYGGEEGKKLREDQASRFMEPFLKGYREENQLEDRWLQQMPLFLRLRELIVYIGAFRNFEGDETFSHSDNPWFKDWIRESKTRLETGEPIVNIWG; via the coding sequence GTGGAAAATGAAATCACAGCAGCTTTTGGTCGCGTAAATATAGACGAGGTTGTAAGCCGATATGGTATAAAAGCAGAAGCTTTACGTTATATTGGCGGTTTTCAGAACTTCATTTACGAATGCCAGGTGGAGAACAAAGAGTACATCATGAGATTTACTCCAAGTGCGCATCGTGACCAAAGTGATGTGCAAGCAGAGCTAGAATGGATTCTTTATTTAGCTGAGAATGGGATATCTGTATCTTCACCAGTACCCTCCACTTACGGAAGGTGGACTGAAACTTTAGAATTAGAAGAGATGTATGTTACAGCTACACTCTTTGACAAAGCCAAGGGAAAGAAAATAGATTACCCCGATTGCCTTAAAGATCAGGAACTATACGAGAGATTAGGGAGAGTAACGGGTAGAATGCATGCTTTATCAAAATCGTATAAACCTTTAAATCCTAAGACTATAAGACATCACTGGACGGATAATTATTACTTGAAAAATATCGATATCTTGCCAGATTCCCATACTAGGGTAAGAGAATGCTATTTAGAATTGGTACGTTCGATTCAGAAGCTGCCAATAAGTGAAGAAGCTTACGGATTGATTCATGGGGATATTAATAATGCGAATTATTTAGTCGGTGAACAAGGCGAGATCACATTGTTTGATTTTGATGAAGCCCAGTATAGTTGGTTTGTGGAAGACATCGCTATACAGCTGTATTATCTGGTGTATGTATATGGGGGAGAGGAAGGCAAGAAACTTAGAGAAGATCAAGCGAGTAGATTTATGGAACCTTTTCTAAAGGGGTACCGCGAAGAGAATCAGCTTGAAGATCGATGGTTACAACAAATGCCTTTATTCTTAAGACTCAGAGAACTTATTGTATACATAGGAGCTTTTCGAAATTTTGAGGGTGATGAAACCTTCAGCCATTCGGATAACCCGTGGTTTAAAGATTGGATTAGAGAAAGCAAGACCCGTTTAGAAACAGGAGAACCAATCGTGAATATATGGGGGTAA
- a CDS encoding NUDIX domain-containing protein, which yields MTTKYMGAAAVILNSEGHILLVKHSYGKNNWDLPGGKSEEKESAEETAIREVREEVGITVHTEQLTGVYYDPNFDMHHFVFIANKSSDQKPVPSSPEILECGFYDIADLPRPISDFTYRRIQDAIRTERQQLFHTIGPRQWIE from the coding sequence ATGACAACGAAGTATATGGGTGCAGCGGCTGTTATTTTAAATTCGGAAGGACATATTTTGTTAGTAAAACACAGCTATGGCAAGAACAATTGGGATTTGCCGGGAGGGAAATCCGAAGAGAAGGAGTCAGCAGAGGAGACAGCGATCAGAGAAGTACGTGAAGAAGTTGGAATTACCGTACATACCGAGCAGTTAACGGGTGTATATTATGATCCGAACTTTGACATGCATCATTTTGTATTTATAGCAAATAAGTCTTCTGATCAAAAACCTGTGCCATCTTCGCCCGAGATTCTAGAATGCGGGTTTTACGATATTGCGGACTTACCTAGACCCATTAGTGATTTTACCTACAGACGTATCCAAGATGCAATTCGAACAGAACGTCAACAATTATTCCATACCATTGGACCGAGACAGTGGATTGAATAA
- a CDS encoding IS3 family transposase (programmed frameshift), which translates to MSKIIFNEHQQRQLEANPNVRIVTDRTIQYTPDFKVLAVKQNQAGKGPAEIFTEAGFDLKVIGLSKARSALDRWRRTFQTYGENGFFEERRGKGSKGRPKKENASAERKLSQAEARIRLLEAELSLPKKARRVRKAGEEESSLTAREKYQAINETIRLYQLKNMVRYLCEVAKVSPSGYYKWLQNGEKRTLSEESDYQDYLFLKEIYDQANGKIGYRGLYMKVAEKAGQPMNHKKILRLMRKFQFFAKVRRANPYRTLAKATEAHRQVPNHLKRQFNQEEPGKTFVTDITYLQIQGGKTAYLSCVKDVATREIVAYELSTSLRMEIVYRTLSKLEDFIGNRLHPEAMIHSDQGFHYTHPEYQSRVKRMGLLQSMSRRGNCLDNAPMESFFGHMKDEIPYKQATSIVELRRMVDDYMDHYNNTRKQWTLKKMTPAAYRSHLIAA; encoded by the exons ATGAGTAAGATTATCTTTAATGAACACCAACAAAGACAATTAGAGGCCAATCCAAATGTTAGAATCGTGACAGATCGAACGATTCAATATACTCCTGACTTCAAAGTACTAGCGGTTAAACAAAACCAAGCTGGCAAAGGACCGGCAGAAATTTTCACAGAAGCTGGATTTGATTTGAAGGTGATTGGCCTAAGTAAAGCACGAAGTGCTTTAGATCGTTGGCGCAGAACCTTTCAAACCTATGGAGAAAATGGTTTTTTTGAAGAACGTCGAGGAAAAGGCAGTAAAGGACGTCCTAAGAAAGAAAATGCCTCCGCAGAAAGGAAATTATCTCAAGCAGAAGCTCGTATTCGATTGCTAGAGGCGGAGTTGTCTTTAC CTAAAAAAGCTAGACGAGTTAGAAAGGCAGGCGAAGAAGAATCGTCGTTAACAGCTCGAGAGAAATACCAAGCCATCAATGAAACGATTCGACTCTATCAATTAAAAAACATGGTCCGTTACTTATGTGAAGTAGCTAAAGTAAGTCCTAGTGGCTATTACAAGTGGCTTCAAAACGGAGAAAAACGAACCCTGAGTGAAGAATCAGATTATCAAGATTATCTCTTTCTAAAAGAAATTTATGATCAAGCCAATGGGAAAATTGGTTATCGTGGTTTGTATATGAAAGTTGCTGAAAAGGCCGGTCAGCCCATGAATCATAAAAAAATCTTACGTTTAATGCGCAAGTTTCAGTTCTTTGCCAAAGTACGAAGAGCAAATCCTTATCGTACGCTAGCCAAAGCTACAGAAGCTCACCGCCAGGTACCAAACCACTTAAAACGTCAGTTCAACCAAGAGGAACCTGGGAAAACATTCGTAACCGACATTACTTACTTGCAAATTCAGGGTGGTAAAACGGCTTATTTGTCTTGTGTAAAAGATGTGGCGACACGGGAAATTGTCGCTTATGAACTTTCAACGAGTTTACGGATGGAAATTGTCTATCGAACGTTAAGCAAACTAGAAGACTTTATCGGGAATCGACTACATCCGGAAGCCATGATTCACTCGGATCAAGGTTTTCATTACACCCATCCGGAGTACCAGTCTCGTGTAAAGAGGATGGGACTCCTACAATCTATGTCGCGAAGAGGGAACTGCCTAGATAACGCGCCAATGGAATCCTTCTTTGGGCACATGAAAGATGAAATACCTTATAAACAAGCAACCAGTATAGTAGAACTAAGACGAATGGTTGATGATTACATGGACCACTATAACAATACAAGAAAGCAATGGACATTAAAAAAGATGACTCCGGCAGCATACCGAAGTCATCTCATTGCCGCTTAA